One Tamlana carrageenivorans genomic region harbors:
- a CDS encoding IS30 family transposase, whose product MVRKKTGRLTLKERIQIETLLTEKKNKSYIAITINRARSTVTREVNKWVQTDRDKYSAELAHWCAKDDYLNKRNIDKISKYPRLRIYVYRGLLSQWTPEQIAGRLKEEFPNDPIMSISHESIYRYIYAKPQASLNKKLIKLLVRKKTRRRPSKKRRRTGSKILNQVSIDLRPEHINLRNEIGHWEGDLMIGKDQKSAIGTIVERKSRYTLIIKLKARNSKEIAKMFSKELNKLDPIFKKSMTYDNGIEMARHETITKKTGMKIYFAHPYSSWERGTNENTNGLIRRYLPKGTDFNKIDLNTFIEIQEKLNNRPRKIIGFKTPNEVMIKELKIVA is encoded by the coding sequence ATGGTACGAAAAAAAACAGGTAGACTTACCCTTAAAGAAAGAATACAGATTGAGACTCTTTTAACTGAAAAAAAGAATAAATCATACATCGCTATAACCATTAACAGAGCTCGATCTACGGTTACAAGAGAAGTTAATAAATGGGTGCAAACAGATAGAGATAAATACTCAGCAGAACTAGCTCATTGGTGCGCCAAAGATGATTACCTAAACAAAAGAAATATTGATAAAATATCTAAGTACCCTAGACTTCGAATTTATGTCTATAGGGGCTTATTATCACAATGGACTCCTGAACAAATTGCTGGAAGACTAAAAGAAGAATTCCCAAATGATCCTATAATGTCTATTTCTCACGAATCAATTTATAGGTACATATATGCAAAGCCTCAAGCTAGTTTAAATAAAAAACTAATTAAACTCCTCGTACGCAAAAAAACAAGACGTAGACCCTCTAAAAAAAGACGCAGAACAGGATCTAAAATATTAAACCAAGTCAGTATAGACCTAAGGCCCGAGCATATTAACCTAAGAAATGAAATCGGACACTGGGAAGGAGATTTAATGATTGGGAAGGATCAAAAATCGGCTATTGGAACTATCGTAGAACGCAAATCTAGATATACATTAATTATCAAACTAAAAGCCAGGAACTCTAAGGAAATTGCTAAAATGTTTTCTAAAGAACTTAACAAACTAGATCCCATATTCAAAAAATCTATGACCTACGATAATGGAATTGAAATGGCAAGACACGAAACAATTACCAAGAAAACAGGTATGAAAATTTACTTTGCACACCCCTATTCTTCTTGGGAAAGAGGTACCAATGAAAACACTAACGGACTCATCAGAAGGTACCTCCCAAAAGGAACAGATTTTAACAAAATTGACTTAAATACATTCATCGAAATTCAAGAAAAATTAAACAATAGACCTCGTAAAATTATTGGATTTAAAACCCCTAATGAAGTTATGATAAAAGAACTAAAAATTGTAGCTTAG
- a CDS encoding IS256 family transposase, whose translation MKKEDFLNDDFLKQFKTGDELTSFLKSIQKRGIEKMLEGELDAHLDYEKHQQSNNSNTRNGYGSKRIKTALGETNIKVPRDREASFTPMLVPKRTNMVDGIENVIISLYAKGMSNSDIEEQIREVYDFDVSTSTISRITDKVTNDIIAWQNRPLEPVYLITWMDGIVFKVRENSKVINKTMYIAVGLRRDGKKEVLGLWLGKNESAAFWMSVLTDMKARGVQDLLITATDNLNGFTDTIKNVFPESKTQICVVHQIRNACRYVVWKDKKEFTKDMKNIYDAPTKNAAKAALEDFAQKWEHKYSYAIKSWRDNWDELTAFYEFPVEIRKIIYTTNLIENLNGKIRKYTKNKLSFPTDEAVMKSTFLALREATKKWSMPIRNWGIILNQFLTIFEKRVQL comes from the coding sequence ATGAAGAAAGAAGATTTTCTAAACGACGATTTTTTAAAACAGTTCAAAACAGGAGACGAACTAACCTCTTTTCTAAAATCCATCCAAAAGCGAGGTATTGAAAAGATGCTAGAAGGAGAACTTGACGCTCATTTAGACTATGAGAAACATCAGCAATCCAATAATAGCAATACCCGTAACGGCTATGGATCTAAAAGGATAAAAACAGCTTTAGGAGAGACTAATATTAAAGTTCCCAGAGACCGAGAAGCTTCTTTTACCCCTATGCTGGTTCCTAAACGCACAAACATGGTTGACGGCATAGAAAACGTCATTATCAGCCTTTATGCCAAGGGTATGAGTAATTCTGATATTGAAGAGCAAATCCGAGAAGTTTACGATTTTGATGTATCTACATCTACCATATCACGTATCACAGATAAAGTTACCAATGATATTATTGCTTGGCAAAACAGACCCCTGGAGCCCGTATATTTAATTACTTGGATGGATGGTATTGTATTTAAGGTTCGGGAGAACTCTAAAGTCATTAACAAAACCATGTACATCGCCGTAGGACTCCGTAGAGATGGTAAAAAGGAAGTCTTAGGACTTTGGCTGGGTAAGAATGAATCGGCAGCCTTTTGGATGAGTGTACTAACCGATATGAAAGCCAGAGGCGTTCAGGATTTGCTTATCACGGCCACAGATAATCTTAACGGTTTCACCGACACCATTAAAAATGTTTTTCCTGAATCTAAAACCCAAATTTGCGTGGTACATCAGATTCGTAACGCTTGTCGCTATGTTGTTTGGAAAGACAAGAAGGAATTTACAAAAGACATGAAAAATATCTATGATGCACCCACCAAAAACGCAGCAAAAGCTGCTTTAGAGGACTTTGCTCAGAAATGGGAACACAAGTACTCTTATGCTATTAAAAGCTGGAGAGACAACTGGGATGAGCTTACTGCTTTTTATGAATTTCCTGTTGAAATTAGAAAAATCATTTACACTACCAACCTTATTGAAAACCTTAATGGAAAAATCAGAAAGTACACTAAAAACAAGCTCTCATTCCCAACAGATGAGGCTGTTATGAAGTCCACTTTTTTAGCCCTTAGAGAGGCTACCAAAAAATGGTCGATGCCTATTAGGAACTGGGGCATTATTTTAAACCAGTTTTTAACTATATTTGAAAAAAGGGTTCAACTTTAA
- a CDS encoding N-acetylmuramoyl-L-alanine amidase family protein: MKATFKNRLQNVIFLLVILKTYLCFSQIIAPKKIIVIDPGHGGIDPGSLGVFNVREKDVVLNLAKEIVLLNKSVFDSRFEIHLTRHNDTLIALKDRSQFSKKGSIS; this comes from the coding sequence ATGAAAGCAACTTTCAAAAACAGGCTCCAAAACGTCATTTTTCTTCTAGTGATACTAAAAACTTATCTGTGTTTTAGTCAAATCATAGCTCCTAAAAAAATCATTGTAATTGACCCTGGTCATGGTGGAATTGACCCTGGCTCTCTTGGTGTTTTTAATGTTAGAGAGAAAGATGTGGTTTTGAATTTGGCTAAAGAGATTGTACTGCTAAATAAAAGTGTATTTGATAGTCGGTTTGAGATACACCTCACACGACACAACGACACTTTAATCGCATTAAAAGACAGAAGTCAATTCTCTAAAAAAGGCAGTATCTCATAA